TTGCTGGCGGTGCTGACGACGGCTGGCCAGCAAGCCATCCATCCGATGATGGGATTTGCGATCATTGGCGTACTCTTCACCGGGTTGCTCTCGGGATTGCTTCCGCACGGCTGCCTGAGCCTTACGATGCGGCACGATGACCCGATTTCCCCCACCCTGATGACGCTGATTAGCATGCCGTTGTACTCCGGTCCACTCCAGGGAATGATGCGCATTGGCCTGATGTTCGAGCATGGCAACTCCGTCGGCGCAGGATTCTCTCTGTTTGAATTGGGCATCGGCGTCAACATTGGCCTCATCTGCTGGTTGGCGATGATGTTCGGCTGGAAACGGGTGCTCATCTGGTTTGCGATTCTCGCCATCGCCACGCTGGGCATCGGCTACGCCATGGAGAATCCGCTCTATTTCGCCCACGAAGAGGCCACGCATACGCACGCATTCGACGATTGGACCAGTCCGTTCGACACGTCGTTTGTCCCCAATTGGGAATTCATTCGCGGCAAACTCAAAGACAAAGCCGGTGCCCTGGAATTGGTCTCACTCGCGGTCATGGGCAGTCTGATGCTGCTGGGCGGATTGTTGCGATTGGTCGATCCGCAACGTCGTCTGGATGCGTGGCTGACGAAGGCTCCGCCAGCCGGTGAAGTGATTGCCAGCAAGTACGATCTGATTCTGCCGAAATCGGTGCTGATCGCCGTCAGCATTGCCGGGCTGCTGATTTTCAGCGCCATCGCCACCTACACCTTCTACCCGGCGGTGAACGAGGCGTTCGAGCAAATCGCCATGGTCCGCACCGAGGCCATTAGCGCGGTCCGCACGGGCAACCGCGAAGAAGGCATCCGCCAGTTGGAACATTGGGATCTGCTCACCCGCAAGTTGCAAGTGGGGCAGATGATCCGCACATTCCGCTACGATGCCGAAGCGGCGAAGATCACCAACGATCTCCGGGAGCTGATCGAAGAAGTCCGCGATGAATTGCGTGCGGACAAACTCGACGAGGCCCGCAAACTCCTGCCCCAAGTCGAAGCGGCGCACCGCGCTGTGCGTGCGGTGTATCTCGGCGACGCCGGCACACCACCCGCCCCCGTGTTACCGACAACTCCCGCATCCGAGTAATTTCGATTGCGCCAAAACACGACCCGCCGCTGGAAGGGGATGCCTTTCCAGCGGCGGGTGCGTTTCGGGGGGAACCGGAGGCTCGGGAAGGAGCACTTCCCGAGACCGGGGGATGGCTTACGACGGCGGCGGTGCGGATGGGGGATTCCCACCGGTTGCGGTGCTTCCACCGAATCCGGCACTTCCAACCGAGGCGGGACTTCCATTCGTGGCGGAAGCCCAGGTCGGCGGGGTGGCGGCGGGTCCGGGATTCATGCCTGCGGAATGCGCGGGCGCGGAATCGGGCGTCGCTGCCTTGGGTTTGCCGCGAAATTGACGGGCGAACCATTGGCCCCAGCCATCGAGAATCGAGTATGCCACCGGCGTGACAATCAGCGTCAGCAGCAGCGAGAACGTCTGGCCGCCCAAAATCACCTTGGCCATGCTGGCACGGCTGGCGGCACCTGGCCCTTCGGCGATCGCCATCGGCACCATCGCGGCGATCAGCATGACCGTCGTCATGAGAATCGGCCGCAAGCGCATGCGGTTGGCTTCCATGATGGCCGGCTCACGAGCCATGCCCGCCGCCCGCAATTGGTTCGCCGTGTCCACCTGCAAAATGCCGTTCTTTTTCACGATGCCAAACAGCATGAACAGCCCCAACATGGCGTACAAATCCAGCATGGTTTGCATGGCCAATAGCGACAACAACGCACAGGGGATGGTCAGCGGCAGGGCGGACAGAATGCTCACCGGGTGCGAGAAACTCTCGAACTGCGCGGCAAGAATCATGTACATGAAGATGAACGCCAGCATGAAGCCCAACAGGAAGTTATCGTTGGATTCCTGCATCATTTTGGCGTCGCCCAGGAATTCCGCTCGATACGCCGGGGGCAGATTGAGCGTCTTCACAAAGGCTTGCAGTTCCACGACGGCTTCGCTAAGCCCCTTGCCTTGCAGGTTGGCGTTGACGACGATTTGCCGTTGGCGGCGGAAGCGGTTGATGCTGCTGGGGCCGATCGCCTCGGTCAGCGTGGCGATGCTGTCCAATCGCACGGCGTGATCCGGGGCAGTGGAAGCGGGCACCCCCATGCGGCCGATCACGTCCGTTTCGCCCCGCGCCCATTCTTCGGCTCGCAGCCAAATGTCGATTTGCTCGTCGCCGTCTTTGTATTTGCTCACCGGTTCGCCGCCGACGAGAATGCTCGTGGTGGTGGCGAGGCTGGCCAGCGAGACGCCGAGATCCGACAGCCGCTCCCGATCGGGAATCACCCGCAATTCCGGCTTGCGCTGCGACAAGCTCGTATCAATATCGATGTAGCCCGGCGTTTGCTTCATATACTCGACAATCTTCTGACTGACGACTTCGAGTTCCTTCATATCCGGGCCGCTGAGATTCAGATCGATATCGACTTGTTTGAACCCCGCCGCTTGAATGGCTTCCGCGGCTTGCACGGTGGAGCGCAAATCGGGGTAATCCGCCATAATCACGCGGGCCTGTTCCATCACGTCGAACTGACTGTAATTGCGTCGGTCCAGCGGCAGAATTCGGCAATAGATGGTCAGCTTGGTCACTTCGCCGCGTGCTTTGGTGACATTCGCCGTCGTATCGCCGAT
This DNA window, taken from Tuwongella immobilis, encodes the following:
- a CDS encoding permease, translating into MVESILWSVGLRTTQVAVEASMTLLCGLIIAGVMRRMLGVEGIRNLFGANGSNGLFRAWAVGLVLPVCSVGVIPIAYEMRRAGVRSGTILAYVLAAPHVNPLSLLYGLTLSEPQVIICYAIASLLLALGAGYLWDRYFDRSSDYPATLQEPMPAPGPKRLLAVLTTAGQQAIHPMMGFAIIGVLFTGLLSGLLPHGCLSLTMRHDDPISPTLMTLISMPLYSGPLQGMMRIGLMFEHGNSVGAGFSLFELGIGVNIGLICWLAMMFGWKRVLIWFAILAIATLGIGYAMENPLYFAHEEATHTHAFDDWTSPFDTSFVPNWEFIRGKLKDKAGALELVSLAVMGSLMLLGGLLRLVDPQRRLDAWLTKAPPAGEVIASKYDLILPKSVLIAVSIAGLLIFSAIATYTFYPAVNEAFEQIAMVRTEAISAVRTGNREEGIRQLEHWDLLTRKLQVGQMIRTFRYDAEAAKITNDLRELIEEVRDELRADKLDEARKLLPQVEAAHRAVRAVYLGDAGTPPAPVLPTTPASE